The following proteins are co-located in the Trichomycterus rosablanca isolate fTriRos1 chromosome 14, fTriRos1.hap1, whole genome shotgun sequence genome:
- the LOC134326702 gene encoding uncharacterized protein LOC134326702 isoform X1, with translation MYVKMGKCKFNDKWMEKDVFRMWLAPAKNKNEAMCKFCKKTFSLGTMGVKAVESHMKGGKHLQYMAAANSKPGLIPALFAAPPNVASSDATSQSTIKSFVSPPETQKAEVMWVLHTVMRHNSFKSNEEISEVFAAMFPDSQLAKSFSCGENKTAYIAKYGIASFIKKELSRSVSEKPYVIMFDESMNKTTKNKQMDLHLRFWTTDDETGTHHVISRYYRSEFMGHSRAEDMLGHFSEGTKELNLNNMLSLSMDGPSVNWRFVELLQEEHREQCGGAQLQIIGSCGLHTMHNSFKNGFTVWQVEKVLKALHYLFHYAPARREDFVLLTKCDRFPLPFCGHRWLENLPAVERAIEIWPYIVSYVDQVKAKKLPNPRSSSYDTIAEARMDPIILAKLHFFMSISRTFQPFLTKYQTDAPMIPFLGRDLEDLIRSLLRRFIKRDVQVDVSPVNLVKLDVTDQKFWVSPKQVDIGLGATAALKVIRLHNSFRSSCLMRPEERNSWSSVHWMGHCELTASCIRP, from the exons ATGTATGTAAAGATGGGAAAGTGCAAATTTAACGACAAATGGATGGAAAAGGATGTATTTAGGATGTGGCTGGCACCagccaaaaacaaaaatgagGCAATGTGCAAATTCTGCAAAAAAACTTTTTCTTTAGGCACCATGGGGGTCAAAGCCGTCGAGTCGCACATGAAGGGAGGAAAGCACCTGCAGTATATGGCCGCAGCTAATAGCAAGCCCGGGCTAATCCCTGCATTGTTTGCAGCTCCACCTAATGTTGCAAGTTCAGACGCCACCTCTCAGTCGACTATTAAAAGCTTTGTTTCACCGCCAGAGACCCAGAAGGCAGAGGTAATGTGGGTTCTCCATACCGTAATGAGGCACAATTCATTTAAATCTAATGAGGAGATAAGTGAAGTCTTTGCTGCCATGTTCCCCGATTCCCAGCTTGCAAAGTCATTCAGCTGTGGTGAAAATAAAACTGCATATATCGCCAAATATGGCATTGCTTCGTTCATCAAGAAGGAGCTATCGCGCAGCGTTAGTGAGAAGCCGTATGTTATCATGTTTGACGAAAGCATGAATAAAACGACaaagaataaacaaatggaCCTTCATTTGCGGTTCTGGACTACTGATGATGAGACGGGCACACACCATGTCATCTCCCGCTACTATAGGTCGGAGTTTATGGGTCACTCGAGAGCCGAGGACATGTTGGGACATTTCAGT GAAGGTACAAAAGAGCTGAATCTGAACAACATGCTCTCACTCTCGATGGATGGGCCCAGTGTTAATTGGAGGTTTGTTGAACTCTTAcaagaggaacacagagagcaGTGTGGTGGAGCCCAACTACAAATAATTGGAAGTTGTGGCCTTCACACAATGCACAACTCATTCAAGAACGGCTTCACGGTTTGGCAAGTTGAAAAAGTTCTGAAAGCCCTGCACTACCTGTTTCATTATGCACCTGCAAGGAGGGAAGACTTTGTGTTATTGACCAAGTGTGATAGATTTCCTCTGCCATTTTGTGGACATCGCTGGCTGGAAAACCTTCCAGCAGTTGAGAGAGCCATTGAaatttggccatatattgtctCCTATGTGGATCAGGTCAAAGCCAAGAAGCTCCCCAATCCAAGGTCATCATCGTATGACACCATCGCAGAAGCACGGATGGATCCCATTATCCTGGCAAAGTTGCACTTCTTCATGAGTATCTCAAGAACTTTTCAGCCATTTCTCACCAAGTACCAGACAGATGCCCCGATGATTCCCTTCTTAGGCAGAGATTTGGAGGATCTAATCAGG AGCCTTCTCAGGCGGTTTATAAAGCGAGATGTTCAGGTTGATGTTTCCCCAGTAAATCTGGTCAAGCTTGATGTGACAGACCAAAAATTTTGGGTCAGTCCAAAGCAAGTGGACATTGGCTTGGGAGCCACAGCTGCCCTCAAG